Proteins co-encoded in one Cupriavidus taiwanensis genomic window:
- a CDS encoding nuclear transport factor 2 family protein: protein MTTLLSRTLRTLLPALVVATSPALHAQTSEAPQQLAAANERLRAAMLAPDAVQLDALLHEHLTYGHSSAKVDTKGSLVKALLTGTSKFTRLDFTDQKIDVVGQVATIRYTFDADTHPAGKSPTAVHLQVLSVWLQQPSGWQLFARQAVTQPR from the coding sequence ATGACCACACTGCTTTCCCGGACCCTGCGCACGCTGCTGCCTGCCCTTGTCGTGGCGACCTCGCCAGCGCTGCACGCACAGACATCGGAAGCCCCCCAGCAACTTGCCGCGGCCAACGAAAGGCTTCGCGCCGCCATGCTCGCACCCGACGCGGTACAGCTCGACGCCTTGCTGCATGAGCATCTGACTTACGGCCACTCGTCGGCCAAGGTCGACACCAAGGGCAGCCTGGTGAAGGCACTTCTCACTGGCACTTCGAAATTCACACGCCTCGATTTCACCGACCAGAAGATCGACGTGGTCGGCCAGGTCGCAACCATCCGCTATACCTTCGACGCCGATACCCATCCTGCTGGCAAGTCCCCCACCGCCGTGCACCTGCAGGTCTTGTCGGTGTGGCTGCAGCAGCCGTCGGGCTGGCAATTGTTCGCCCGGCAGGCGGTGACGCAGCCGAGGTGA
- a CDS encoding serine hydrolase domain-containing protein, with the protein MLLTSHRKSPRSWRRLAGVALFAASLPAWSQPAAGAASAAPAAAAPATTVAAALATDPNLMGWMQGFPPPPDKLITHVPGGNRFPRNRWLFSHVRELGPTVSVWRGPGPASTLPRAEQAIGAIPFTDADGTRRTFDEMLALTYTDGILVMHQGKVVYERYFGALDSHTPHIAMSVTKSFVGTLAAMLAAEGKLDPAAPVTRYLPEMAGTAYGDATVRQVMDMTIGVRYSEDYADPKAEVWDYARAGGMLARPANYNGPGTFYDFLKTLQKDGGHDAAFAYKTVNAEVLAWIVRRASGQSLAKLLSERIWQPMGAEQDAYFTVDSIGTESGGGGLNTTLRDLARFGETIRGNGRFNGKQIIPASVVADIRRGGSRELFARSGSAAALPGWSYRDMWWVSHDSHGMFQAAGIHGQRIYIDPQAELTIVRYASHPVAGNAANNAITFRAFRAVAEALSR; encoded by the coding sequence ATGTTGTTGACGTCCCATCGTAAATCCCCGCGCTCATGGCGCCGCCTGGCTGGCGTGGCCCTGTTCGCGGCGAGCCTGCCGGCCTGGAGTCAGCCCGCCGCCGGCGCCGCCAGCGCAGCGCCTGCGGCTGCCGCACCGGCGACGACGGTGGCGGCGGCACTGGCCACCGATCCGAACCTCATGGGCTGGATGCAGGGCTTTCCACCGCCGCCGGACAAGCTGATCACCCATGTGCCGGGGGGCAACAGGTTTCCGCGCAACCGCTGGCTGTTCTCGCACGTGCGTGAACTGGGGCCGACCGTATCGGTATGGCGCGGCCCCGGCCCGGCCAGCACGCTGCCGCGCGCGGAGCAGGCCATCGGCGCGATCCCGTTCACCGACGCCGACGGTACGCGCCGCACCTTCGACGAGATGCTGGCGCTGACCTATACCGACGGCATCCTGGTAATGCACCAGGGCAAGGTCGTCTACGAGCGCTATTTCGGCGCGCTCGACAGCCATACGCCGCATATCGCGATGTCGGTGACCAAGTCGTTCGTCGGCACGCTGGCCGCGATGCTGGCGGCAGAGGGCAAGCTCGACCCGGCCGCGCCGGTGACGCGCTACCTGCCGGAGATGGCCGGCACCGCGTATGGCGATGCGACGGTGCGGCAGGTGATGGACATGACCATCGGCGTGCGCTACTCCGAGGACTATGCCGATCCGAAGGCCGAGGTCTGGGACTACGCGCGCGCCGGCGGCATGCTGGCGCGCCCGGCCAACTACAACGGCCCCGGCACCTTCTATGACTTCCTGAAGACGCTCCAGAAGGACGGCGGCCACGATGCCGCCTTTGCCTACAAGACCGTCAATGCCGAGGTGCTGGCGTGGATCGTGCGCCGTGCCTCGGGCCAGTCGCTGGCGAAGCTGCTGTCCGAGCGGATCTGGCAGCCGATGGGCGCCGAGCAGGACGCGTATTTCACCGTCGACAGCATCGGCACCGAATCCGGCGGCGGCGGCCTGAACACCACGCTGCGCGATCTCGCGCGCTTTGGCGAGACCATCCGCGGCAACGGGCGCTTCAACGGCAAGCAGATCATCCCGGCGTCGGTGGTGGCCGATATCCGCCGCGGCGGCAGCCGCGAGCTGTTTGCCAGGTCCGGCAGCGCCGCGGCGTTGCCGGGCTGGAGCTATCGCGACATGTGGTGGGTTTCGCACGACAGCCACGGCATGTTCCAGGCCGCGGGCATCCATGGCCAGCGCATCTACATCGACCCGCAAGCCGAACTGACCATCGTGCGCTACGCCTCGCACCCGGTGGCCGGCAACGCCGCCAACAACGCGATCACGTTCCGGGCCTTCAGGGCCGTGGCGGAAGCGCTGTCGCGCTAG
- a CDS encoding MarR family winged helix-turn-helix transcriptional regulator, which produces MSNVARSTHSILEFMSFRLNRLCEMTKNSASGFYEREFGIGLRELRVLRFAGLEPGLTLTRLMELVLLEKTVTSKLVTALSRRGLLRREVGEADARQLNLYLTPAGEALVARTYQRGDVLEKMFLSVLTEAEVKTLDRCIDKLTNALIAHQQGEQAAADRGEGGEP; this is translated from the coding sequence ATGTCCAACGTCGCCCGCTCGACCCACTCGATCCTCGAATTCATGTCGTTCCGCCTGAACCGGCTCTGCGAAATGACCAAGAATTCCGCCTCCGGCTTCTACGAGCGGGAATTCGGTATCGGCCTGCGGGAATTGCGTGTGCTGCGTTTCGCCGGGTTGGAGCCAGGGCTGACGCTGACGCGCTTGATGGAACTGGTGCTGCTGGAAAAAACGGTGACATCGAAGCTGGTCACCGCGCTGTCCAGGCGCGGCCTGCTGCGCCGGGAAGTGGGCGAAGCCGATGCCCGGCAGCTGAACCTCTACCTGACGCCGGCCGGCGAAGCGCTGGTGGCGCGGACCTACCAGCGCGGCGACGTGCTGGAGAAGATGTTCCTGTCGGTGCTGACCGAGGCTGAAGTCAAGACCCTGGACCGCTGCATCGACAAGCTCACCAACGCCCTGATCGCGCATCAGCAAGGAGAGCAGGCAGCGGCGGACCGAGGCGAGGGCGGAGAACCCTGA
- the ribA gene encoding GTP cyclohydrolase II, which produces MNDTEIELIDSARLPTRFGDFTAHAFKGADSGIEHLALSVGQVAGDNVLIRMHSECLTGDVFGSCRCDCGPQLELAMEKIAAEGRGILLYLRGHEGRGIGLAEKIRAYRLQDGGLDTVDANLALGQAIDARNYAFAADLLHQWGVKSVRLMSNNPLKAAALEKAGITVSEQLRHIVPSNAENEKYLATKRTRMGHLLD; this is translated from the coding sequence ATGAACGACACAGAAATTGAGCTGATCGACTCGGCGCGCCTGCCGACGCGATTCGGCGACTTTACGGCGCACGCCTTCAAGGGCGCCGATTCAGGCATCGAGCACCTGGCCCTCAGCGTCGGCCAGGTGGCGGGCGACAACGTGCTGATCCGCATGCACTCCGAATGCCTGACCGGTGACGTATTCGGCTCTTGCCGCTGCGATTGCGGGCCGCAACTCGAACTCGCCATGGAAAAGATCGCCGCCGAGGGACGCGGCATCCTGCTGTACCTGCGTGGCCACGAAGGGCGCGGCATCGGCCTGGCCGAAAAGATCCGGGCCTACCGCCTGCAAGACGGCGGCCTCGACACCGTCGACGCCAATCTGGCCCTGGGCCAGGCCATCGACGCCCGCAACTACGCCTTCGCCGCCGACCTTCTGCACCAGTGGGGTGTCAAGTCCGTGCGCCTGATGAGCAACAACCCGCTGAAGGCGGCAGCGCTCGAGAAGGCCGGCATTACGGTGTCGGAGCAACTGCGCCACATCGTCCCGTCCAACGCCGAGAACGAGAAATACCTGGCGACCAAGCGCACCCGCATGGGGCATTTGCTCGACTGA
- a CDS encoding riboflavin biosynthesis protein RibA yields the protein MTANPLIAEAASTKIAALFDTKLAASSAAERVCYEAHLKRGQVRLVHPYEAHFGRKLEPENDGIVHTAVRSHLMMAALGAVIGFAVVGILHRQEIDAVMQSPGLAAGAAIFLGVMFGMLLAGLMTARPDHQLVITPVREAVQHGRWAVLVHPTTPQQCNEALRALRNTTSEVLRTA from the coding sequence ATGACAGCCAATCCATTGATTGCCGAGGCCGCAAGCACCAAGATCGCGGCATTGTTCGACACCAAGCTCGCCGCCAGCAGCGCCGCCGAGCGCGTTTGCTACGAGGCCCACCTGAAGCGAGGGCAGGTGCGGCTGGTGCACCCGTACGAGGCCCATTTCGGCCGCAAGCTCGAGCCCGAGAACGACGGCATCGTCCACACCGCGGTGCGCTCGCACCTGATGATGGCAGCGCTGGGCGCCGTGATCGGCTTCGCCGTGGTCGGCATCCTGCACCGGCAGGAAATCGACGCGGTGATGCAGAGCCCGGGCCTGGCGGCCGGCGCGGCGATTTTCCTGGGCGTGATGTTCGGCATGCTGCTGGCCGGCCTGATGACAGCGCGCCCGGACCACCAGCTGGTGATCACGCCGGTGCGCGAGGCCGTGCAGCATGGCCGCTGGGCGGTGCTGGTGCATCCCACCACGCCGCAGCAATGCAACGAGGCCCTGCGCGCCCTGCGCAACACCACCAGCGAAGTGCTCAGGACGGCCTGA
- a CDS encoding Lrp/AsnC family transcriptional regulator has product MAQSPKLDDTDRRILRELRRDGRLSNARLAEQVGLSATPCWNRVRALEESGVIEGYAALLNQKALGLPDTVLIEVTLERHDDDMLYRFGKALAELPEVMEAYLLTGEYDYLIKVAVAGTQGYEEFLRHKLYKLPGLRHSRSTFVLRTLKRETSVEP; this is encoded by the coding sequence ATGGCACAGTCACCCAAACTCGATGACACTGACCGCCGCATCCTGCGCGAACTGCGGCGCGACGGCCGCCTGTCCAATGCGCGGCTGGCTGAGCAGGTGGGGCTGTCGGCCACGCCATGCTGGAACCGCGTGCGCGCGCTGGAGGAAAGCGGGGTAATCGAAGGCTACGCCGCGCTGCTGAACCAGAAGGCGCTGGGCTTGCCCGACACCGTGCTGATCGAAGTCACGCTGGAGCGGCACGACGACGACATGCTCTACCGCTTTGGCAAGGCGCTGGCGGAACTGCCCGAGGTGATGGAGGCCTACCTGCTGACAGGCGAATACGACTACCTGATCAAGGTCGCCGTAGCCGGCACGCAGGGGTATGAGGAATTCCTGCGGCACAAGCTCTACAAGCTGCCCGGGCTGCGCCACAGCCGCTCGACCTTCGTGCTGCGCACGCTCAAGCGCGAGACTTCGGTCGAGCCGTGA
- a CDS encoding AsnC family transcriptional regulator encodes MPATRHLPTVRLSLRLAPADLFGAMEWVLANARRTGLAPQQLSFDAAPQAVLHATLTAGDAGLLWLFLRRLDNGFDVELLVADVDDPDHDTMAEPAPRAASRRDLPAELMLTA; translated from the coding sequence ATGCCAGCCACCCGCCACCTTCCCACCGTGCGCCTGTCGCTGCGTCTCGCCCCTGCCGACCTGTTCGGCGCGATGGAATGGGTGCTGGCCAATGCGCGTCGTACCGGACTGGCGCCGCAGCAGCTGAGCTTCGACGCCGCCCCGCAGGCCGTGCTGCATGCCACGCTGACGGCAGGCGACGCTGGCCTGCTGTGGCTGTTTTTGCGCCGCCTCGATAACGGCTTCGACGTGGAGCTGCTGGTCGCGGACGTGGACGATCCCGACCACGACACCATGGCCGAGCCGGCCCCGCGCGCCGCCAGCCGCCGCGACCTGCCCGCCGAACTGATGCTGACGGCTTGA
- a CDS encoding LysR family transcriptional regulator, producing MIEVRHLRSLVAIAESGRLATAAERVHVSQSALSHQIKAIESHYCVPLFDRTRQGLRFTPAGERLLALAREVLAAVSAADRDIERLKGDTRGELRVVLECHTCFDWLMPVMDEFRRRWPEVEVDLVAGFHADPIALLRNGRADMVIGSQPAARRGLEVAPLFRFEILAVIANEHRLRNKRRLEAADLAGETLITYPVPESRIDLIREVLEPAGIHLERRTAELTVAVLQLVASRRGVAALPNWGVKNYVDHDYVLAKRIGVKGLWSELYATVPAAMARRPYVADFVAIVRDTCAARLDGIELLAPAA from the coding sequence ATGATCGAGGTCCGCCATTTGCGTTCGCTGGTGGCGATTGCCGAGTCGGGCCGGCTCGCCACCGCGGCCGAGCGCGTGCATGTCAGCCAGTCGGCGCTGTCGCACCAGATCAAGGCGATCGAGTCGCACTACTGCGTGCCGCTGTTCGACCGCACCCGCCAGGGGCTGCGCTTCACGCCGGCGGGCGAGCGCCTGCTGGCGCTGGCGCGCGAGGTGCTGGCCGCGGTCAGCGCGGCCGACCGTGATATCGAACGGCTCAAGGGCGACACCCGCGGCGAGTTGCGCGTGGTGCTGGAATGTCATACCTGCTTTGACTGGCTGATGCCGGTGATGGACGAATTCCGCCGGCGCTGGCCCGAAGTGGAGGTGGACCTGGTGGCGGGCTTCCATGCCGACCCGATCGCGCTGCTGCGCAACGGCCGCGCCGACATGGTGATCGGGTCGCAGCCGGCGGCGCGGCGCGGGCTGGAGGTGGCGCCGCTGTTCCGCTTCGAGATCCTCGCGGTCATCGCCAACGAACACCGGCTGCGCAACAAGCGCCGCCTCGAAGCCGCCGACCTAGCCGGCGAAACCCTGATCACCTATCCGGTGCCCGAGTCACGCATCGACCTGATCCGCGAGGTGCTGGAGCCCGCCGGCATCCACCTGGAGCGGCGCACCGCCGAACTGACGGTGGCGGTGCTGCAACTGGTGGCCAGCCGCCGTGGCGTGGCGGCGCTGCCCAACTGGGGCGTCAAGAACTACGTCGACCACGACTACGTGCTGGCCAAGCGCATTGGCGTGAAAGGGCTGTGGAGCGAACTCTACGCGACCGTGCCGGCCGCGATGGCGCGGCGGCCCTACGTGGCGGATTTTGTCGCGATCGTGCGCGATACCTGCGCGGCGCGGCTCGACGGCATCGAGCTGCTGGCGCCGGCCGCGTAG
- the metE gene encoding 5-methyltetrahydropteroyltriglutamate--homocysteine S-methyltransferase, translating into MARTHILGFPRIGERRELKFAQEAFWRGERTEAELRTVAAELRRRHWQLQAERGLDTVATGDFAYYDQMLSLSALLGALPRRFGFDPAQLTLAQYFELARGNPEQPAMEMTKWFDTNYHYLVPELDADTSFDGGPQWLFEETDEALALGLRARPALIGPVTYLWLSKSHVPGFDRLSLLPRLLRAYRRILGQLKARGIEWVQIDEPALCLDLPPAWLDAFDTAYAALHEGGPAARPKLLLATYFDSAADHAQRVVALPVDGFHLDLVRAPAQLSAWQAVLPGHAVLSLGVIDGRNIWRTDLRRVLDLLRPLHGALGERLWLAPSCSLLHVPVSLAQEARLDAELKSWLAFATEKLDELSVLARALNQGDGAVADALAASDSAQASRRASRRVVNPRVQQRLAGVDETMAHRASPFAERIERQRAALALPLLPTTTIGSFPQTAAIRQSRAAFRRGEIGALEYLERIRAEIALAVRKQEALGLDVLVHGEAERNDMVEYFGEQLCGYGFTENGWVQSYGSRCVKPPVIYGDVYRPEPMTVDTARYAQSLTERPMKGMLTGPITMLQWSFVRDDQPRATTARQLALAIRDEVCDLEHAGIRVIQIDEPALREGLPLRRADWDAYLEWAVTAFRLSASGVQDQTQIHTHMCYAEFNDILPAIAAMDADVITIETSRSAMELLEGFGDFDYPNEIGPGVYDIHSPRVPSVQAMARLLDRACEVVPPQRLWVNPDCGLKTRGWEETEAALANMVSAARALRQRLSAPGIAAWQRVERSVPAGTAPVPHAAGACTACATHAH; encoded by the coding sequence ATGGCACGCACCCATATCCTCGGCTTTCCCCGCATCGGCGAACGCCGTGAACTGAAATTCGCGCAGGAAGCGTTCTGGCGCGGCGAACGTACCGAGGCCGAGCTGCGCACGGTGGCCGCCGAACTGCGCCGACGCCACTGGCAACTGCAGGCCGAACGCGGCCTGGACACCGTTGCCACCGGCGACTTTGCCTACTACGACCAGATGCTGAGCCTGAGCGCGCTGCTGGGCGCGCTGCCGCGCCGCTTCGGCTTCGATCCGGCACAACTGACGCTGGCGCAGTATTTCGAGCTGGCGCGCGGCAACCCCGAGCAGCCGGCGATGGAAATGACCAAGTGGTTCGACACCAACTACCACTACCTGGTCCCGGAGCTGGACGCCGACACCAGCTTCGACGGCGGCCCGCAATGGCTCTTCGAGGAAACCGATGAAGCGCTGGCGCTGGGGCTGCGCGCCCGTCCCGCGCTGATCGGCCCGGTCACCTACCTGTGGCTGTCGAAGAGCCATGTGCCTGGTTTCGACCGCCTGTCGCTGCTGCCGCGGCTGCTGCGGGCCTATCGCCGCATCCTGGGCCAGCTCAAGGCACGCGGCATCGAATGGGTGCAGATCGACGAGCCGGCGCTGTGCCTCGACCTGCCACCGGCCTGGCTCGACGCCTTCGACACCGCCTATGCCGCGCTGCATGAGGGTGGCCCGGCGGCGCGCCCGAAGCTGCTGCTGGCGACTTACTTCGACAGCGCCGCCGACCATGCGCAGCGCGTGGTCGCGCTGCCGGTCGATGGCTTCCATCTCGACCTGGTGCGCGCCCCCGCGCAACTGTCGGCATGGCAGGCCGTGCTGCCCGGACATGCGGTGCTGTCGCTCGGCGTGATCGACGGCCGCAATATCTGGCGCACCGACCTGCGCCGCGTGCTGGACCTGCTGCGCCCGCTGCACGGCGCGCTGGGCGAGCGCCTGTGGCTGGCGCCGTCGTGCTCGCTGCTGCATGTGCCGGTGTCGCTGGCGCAGGAAGCGCGGCTCGACGCCGAGCTGAAGTCCTGGCTCGCCTTCGCCACGGAAAAGCTCGACGAACTGTCGGTGCTGGCGCGCGCGCTGAACCAGGGCGACGGGGCCGTCGCCGACGCCCTGGCCGCATCGGACTCCGCCCAGGCTTCGCGCCGGGCCTCGCGGCGCGTGGTCAACCCGCGCGTGCAGCAGCGCCTGGCTGGCGTGGATGAGACCATGGCGCACCGCGCCAGCCCCTTTGCCGAGCGCATCGAGCGCCAGCGCGCGGCGCTGGCGCTGCCGCTGCTGCCGACCACCACGATCGGCTCGTTCCCGCAGACCGCCGCGATCCGCCAGAGCCGGGCCGCGTTCAGGCGCGGCGAGATCGGCGCGCTGGAATACCTGGAACGCATCCGCGCCGAGATCGCGCTGGCGGTGCGCAAGCAGGAAGCACTGGGGTTGGACGTGCTGGTGCACGGCGAGGCCGAGCGCAACGACATGGTCGAATACTTCGGCGAACAGCTGTGCGGCTATGGCTTCACCGAGAACGGCTGGGTGCAGAGCTACGGCTCGCGCTGCGTCAAGCCGCCGGTGATCTATGGCGACGTGTACCGGCCGGAACCGATGACGGTCGACACCGCCCGCTACGCGCAATCGCTGACCGAGCGGCCGATGAAGGGCATGCTGACCGGCCCCATCACCATGCTGCAGTGGTCGTTCGTGCGCGACGACCAGCCGCGCGCCACTACCGCGCGCCAGCTCGCGCTGGCGATCCGCGACGAGGTGTGCGACCTCGAGCACGCCGGCATCCGTGTGATCCAGATCGACGAACCGGCGCTGCGCGAAGGGCTGCCGCTGCGCCGCGCCGACTGGGACGCCTACCTGGAGTGGGCCGTGACCGCGTTCCGCCTGTCGGCCAGCGGCGTGCAGGACCAGACCCAGATCCACACGCATATGTGCTACGCCGAATTCAACGACATCCTGCCCGCGATCGCGGCGATGGACGCGGACGTGATCACCATCGAGACCTCGCGCTCGGCGATGGAACTGCTGGAAGGCTTTGGCGACTTCGACTACCCCAACGAGATCGGCCCGGGCGTCTATGACATCCACTCGCCGCGCGTGCCGTCGGTGCAGGCGATGGCGCGGCTGCTGGACCGCGCCTGCGAGGTGGTGCCGCCGCAACGGCTGTGGGTCAATCCGGACTGCGGGCTGAAGACGCGCGGCTGGGAAGAAACCGAAGCGGCGCTGGCCAACATGGTCAGCGCGGCCCGCGCGCTGCGCCAGCGCCTGTCGGCGCCAGGAATCGCGGCGTGGCAGCGCGTTGAACGCAGCGTCCCGGCCGGCACCGCACCAGTGCCGCACGCGGCCGGCGCCTGCACTGCCTGCGCCACGCACGCGCACTGA
- a CDS encoding DUF1254 domain-containing protein, which yields MKPIFRQLAGAVTLAVMLSGCATGPDYAGNPAAAEQPPSDQAMKALSAEVFTFAYPMVLMDVTRELMTLRTPANTFSHKRTFPDATFTDVVSPNADTLYSSAWLDLSREPVILSVPDTRGRYYLMPLMDAWTNVFAAPGKRTTGTRRGNFAITGPDWRGTLPKGVQEIRSPTSMVWLIGRTQASGKQDFAAVHRLQDQYRLTPLSAWGGGRRVPDKAAARPSLDPDSAPVEQVAAMDAQAFFTRFAALLPANPPAPADSAMVEKMRRMGIRPGVPFKTTVMEPSTARAVQEGATAALAAIEQAARKGNADAGNGWVMHRDLGTYGTSYGRRAVTAWVGLGANLPEDAIYASTRTDANGKPLQGGARYVLHFDRNQLPPARAFWSLTLYNERQAFVPNPIQRYAIGSRDRLRYNRDGSLDIYIQHERPAGANAANWLPAPPDGLNMMLRAYWPEQALLDGSWMPPPVMRVN from the coding sequence ATGAAGCCTATCTTTCGTCAATTGGCGGGCGCGGTCACGCTCGCCGTCATGCTGTCCGGCTGCGCCACCGGGCCCGACTATGCCGGCAACCCGGCGGCCGCCGAGCAGCCGCCCTCCGACCAGGCCATGAAGGCCTTGTCCGCCGAGGTCTTTACCTTTGCCTATCCGATGGTGCTGATGGACGTGACGCGCGAGCTGATGACGCTGCGCACGCCCGCCAACACCTTCAGCCACAAGCGCACCTTCCCCGACGCCACCTTCACCGATGTGGTCAGTCCCAATGCCGACACGCTGTACTCGTCGGCGTGGCTGGACCTGTCGCGCGAGCCGGTGATCCTGTCCGTGCCCGATACGCGCGGGCGCTATTACCTGATGCCGCTGATGGATGCCTGGACCAATGTGTTTGCCGCGCCGGGCAAGCGCACCACCGGCACCCGCCGCGGCAATTTCGCCATCACCGGTCCGGACTGGCGCGGCACGCTGCCCAAGGGCGTGCAGGAAATCCGCTCGCCCACCTCGATGGTCTGGCTGATCGGCCGCACCCAGGCCAGCGGCAAGCAGGATTTCGCGGCGGTGCACCGGCTGCAGGACCAGTACCGGCTGACCCCGCTGTCGGCCTGGGGCGGCGGCCGTCGCGTGCCGGACAAGGCCGCCGCGCGGCCCTCGCTGGACCCCGACAGCGCGCCGGTCGAGCAGGTGGCGGCGATGGACGCGCAGGCGTTCTTCACGCGCTTTGCCGCGCTGCTGCCGGCCAATCCGCCGGCACCGGCCGACAGCGCCATGGTCGAAAAGATGCGTCGCATGGGCATCCGCCCGGGCGTGCCGTTCAAGACCACGGTGATGGAGCCGTCCACCGCGCGGGCCGTTCAGGAAGGGGCCACGGCCGCGCTGGCGGCGATCGAGCAGGCGGCGCGCAAGGGCAACGCCGATGCCGGCAACGGCTGGGTCATGCATCGCGACCTGGGCACCTACGGCACCAGCTATGGCCGCCGCGCGGTCACGGCGTGGGTCGGTCTGGGCGCCAACCTGCCGGAGGACGCGATCTACGCCTCCACCCGCACCGACGCCAACGGCAAGCCGCTGCAGGGCGGGGCCCGTTACGTGCTGCACTTCGACAGGAACCAGCTGCCGCCGGCGCGCGCATTCTGGTCGCTGACGCTGTACAACGAGCGCCAGGCGTTCGTGCCTAACCCGATCCAGCGCTACGCCATCGGCAGCCGCGACCGCCTGCGCTACAACCGCGACGGCTCGCTCGACATCTACATCCAGCATGAGCGCCCGGCCGGCGCCAACGCCGCCAACTGGCTGCCGGCGCCGCCCGATGGCCTCAACATGATGCTGCGCGCGTACTGGCCGGAACAGGCGCTGCTGGACGGCAGCTGGATGCCGCCGCCGGTGATGCGCGTGAACTGA
- the pcaD gene encoding 3-oxoadipate enol-lactonase, protein MPFADLPDVRLHYRLDGAEHLPVLVLSNSLGTNLDMWAPQVDAFSQHFRVLRYDTRGHGQSSVPPGPYGIAQLGGDVIGLLDQLGIGQASFCGLSMGGITGMWLALNHAPRLRKLVLCNTAAYIGPPENWTNRAAAVERDGVASIAAAVVDKWLTPAYAAAHPELVASLRAMLGASPAAGYAANCVAVRDADLRAGIGAIAAPTLVIAGSGDLPTPPRDGVYLAQTIPAAHYVELEAAHLSNLEQAQAFSKVVVDFLTR, encoded by the coding sequence ATGCCCTTCGCCGATCTTCCCGACGTTCGTTTGCACTACCGCCTCGATGGCGCCGAGCACCTGCCGGTGCTGGTGCTGTCCAACTCCCTTGGCACCAACCTGGACATGTGGGCGCCGCAGGTGGATGCCTTCAGTCAGCATTTCCGCGTGCTGCGCTATGACACGCGCGGGCATGGCCAGTCGTCGGTGCCGCCGGGTCCCTACGGCATCGCGCAACTGGGCGGCGATGTGATCGGGCTGCTCGACCAGCTTGGCATCGGGCAGGCCAGCTTCTGCGGCCTGTCGATGGGCGGCATCACCGGCATGTGGCTGGCGCTGAACCATGCGCCGCGGCTGCGCAAGCTGGTGCTGTGCAATACCGCGGCGTATATCGGCCCGCCCGAGAACTGGACCAATCGCGCCGCGGCGGTCGAGCGCGACGGCGTGGCGTCGATCGCCGCGGCGGTGGTCGACAAGTGGCTGACGCCGGCCTACGCGGCCGCGCATCCGGAACTGGTGGCGTCGCTGCGCGCCATGCTCGGCGCCAGCCCGGCCGCGGGCTATGCCGCCAACTGCGTGGCGGTGCGAGACGCCGACCTGCGCGCCGGGATCGGCGCCATTGCCGCGCCCACGCTGGTGATTGCCGGCTCCGGCGACCTGCCCACGCCGCCGCGCGATGGCGTGTATCTGGCGCAGACGATTCCCGCCGCGCACTACGTCGAGCTGGAAGCCGCGCATCTCTCCAACCTGGAGCAGGCACAGGCCTTCAGCAAGGTCGTGGTCGATTTCCTGACGCGCTGA
- the catC gene encoding muconolactone Delta-isomerase: MLFMAEMTVRIPASLDPQLVEQLKADEKAMSQRLQREGKWRHLWRVVGQYANVSIFDVSDNDELHTLLTALPLYPYMEIKVTPLAQHGSAIAQN; this comes from the coding sequence ATGCTGTTCATGGCCGAAATGACCGTCAGGATTCCCGCATCGCTCGACCCGCAACTGGTCGAGCAACTCAAGGCCGATGAAAAGGCCATGTCGCAGCGCCTGCAGCGCGAAGGCAAATGGCGCCACCTGTGGCGCGTGGTGGGCCAGTACGCCAACGTCAGCATCTTCGACGTCAGCGACAACGATGAACTGCACACCTTGCTGACCGCGCTGCCGCTGTACCCGTACATGGAGATCAAGGTCACGCCGCTGGCCCAGCACGGTTCCGCGATCGCGCAGAACTGA
- a CDS encoding YciI family protein: protein MPYLIETVDKLNHQHVRQATRASHLEYLETNKALLLACGAKLNDDGSDAGGGVYIVDVDSREAAQRFIDADPFAAAGLFAEVRIVRWRKAYLDGTCRL from the coding sequence ATGCCGTACCTGATCGAAACCGTCGACAAGCTCAACCACCAGCACGTGCGCCAGGCCACCCGCGCCAGCCACCTGGAATACCTGGAGACCAACAAGGCGCTGCTGCTGGCCTGCGGCGCCAAGCTCAACGATGACGGCTCCGACGCCGGTGGCGGTGTCTATATCGTCGATGTCGACAGCCGCGAGGCCGCGCAGCGTTTTATCGACGCCGACCCGTTCGCCGCGGCGGGCCTGTTTGCCGAGGTGCGCATCGTGCGCTGGCGCAAGGCCTATCTCGACGGCACCTGCCGTCTGTAA